In a single window of the Pocillopora verrucosa isolate sample1 chromosome 4, ASM3666991v2, whole genome shotgun sequence genome:
- the LOC131795974 gene encoding uncharacterized protein translates to MNGRVHTILSNSVPKSKLIELIDDISAVADLKTGWNCKSWLCVEPLHYTQTDSYNCGVIVCLFARCLCEGLNINGSYDVDMERERITSVIFGSCYDDLDWRNTAVCKICKDDDGEDWLGCDSCGQFFHASCLDVPFAETLTQHFTCP, encoded by the exons ATGAATGGGCGTGTACACACCATTTTGAGCAACTCAGTTCCTAAGAGCAAACTGATAGAACTGATCGATGAcatcag TGCCGTTGCTGATCTCAAAACGGGATGGAATTGCAAGTCATGGCTATGTGTTGAACCACTACATTACACACAGACCGATAGCTATAACTGTGGTGTGATTGTATGTCTT tttgcTCGGTGTTTGTGTGAGGGGTTGAATATCAATGGAAGTTACGATGTGGACATGGAAAGGGAAAGAATAACGTCTGTCATATTTGGCTCGTGTTATGATGACCTTGATTG GAGAAATACCGCGGTCTGTAAGATTTGCAAAGACGACGATGGAGAAGATTGGCTTGGGTGCGATAGCTGTGgccagtttttccatgcaagtTGTCTGGATGTGCCTTTCGCAGAGACGCTTAcgcaacatttcacctgccctTAG